ATCATAATACTTGAAAGTCTTTTTCCATCTAACTCCGTGCTGGTTCAATCATCATTTTCCAGCCATTTTCATGATTGCAGTACTATGCATCTTTTGCAGTTACCCCTGTAcacaaaaagaaaagactTCCCGCTCTCCCCCATTCTAAAAAACCGGATTCTCTACAACGTCCTACTTGCAAACCCCCTCGCCCGGAACGTAATGGCCCcgcaaaaaaagaaaacttAATAACTCCTTCCAAACAAGGTCCAgctcttcgccttctttccacaCTGCACACATTTTTGCTCCTCTCCCTGCGGGAACTCACCGAACCTCTTTTGGTCAAACGGAATACAAAGCGACTTGGCTCCCGCCGAAGGCGCCTTGGCATCTTCCGCCGCACCCTTGTTTGCCAGACTCTTTGACTTTTCCTtaatctcatcctcacaTTCCTCGGTTTCACACCAGGGGAGGACAAGGACATTCTTCGCGTCGAGGGTGGGAACGACGTCTTCCCAGTTGGTGACGATCTTGAGTCGGTCATTGAATGTTGCGGCGGCACGGTCGAGCATGGATTTTTGAATGTCGTCGAGGTAGGTGCGGACAGTGTTGGCAATGTCGGAAAGAGGCATGGGGGTCTTGTGGTTGTCGTATCGACGGACAGAAAGAGTAGAGTTGTTGGCAATGTCGCGGGGACCGAGTTCGAGTCGGAGAGGGACGCCCTAAAAAGAAGTCCAAAAGCATTAGTATTGACTCGGAAGAACCGAACAGAACAAAACTTGGGAAAGATAGAGAAAGACTTACTCGCATCTCCCAATCGTTAAACTTCCATCCAGGAGTGTACCCATCCCTCAAATCAGCCTTGGCCCTGATACCCGCTGCCACCAACTCCCTCTCCAACTTCAAACACGCATCATAAATCGGCTGGTTCTTTCCCTCACCCTTACTCAACCCAACGGGCACAATCGCAACCTGCTGAAGGGCGACGCGGGGAGGCAAGACAAGACCTTGGTCGTCACCGTGGACCATGACCATCACACCCAGCGAACGGGTGGAAAGACCCCACGAGTTCTGGTACGCATACAATCGACCTTGAGACTTGTCTGGCGACTCGACGGTAATGTCAAACATCTTGGAGAAGTTTTGACCCAAATGGTGAGAAGTGGCAGCCTGGATACCTCGGCCGGTGGTAGGGATGAAACCCTCTACAGTGGTGGTGTAATCACCACCGGCGaacttttccttttcagaCTTTTTACCGGGGATGACGGGCACAGCGAGGATATCTTCATAGACCTTTCGGTAGAGATCGAGAATGTCGAGAACTTCCTTGTCAGCATCGGCCTTGTCGAGGAAGGCGGTGTGGCCTTCTTGCCAGAGAAATTCTCGGGTACGAAGGAAAGGCTGGGGGTTCTTGAATTCCCATCGGACGACAGAGTTCCATTGGTTAAGCTTGAGGGGGAGATCTCGGTGAGAGTTGATCCATTTGGCATAGTCTGATGGCCAATTCGTTCAGTCAATTGCTGCCTTTTTTGATGCGCAAGTAAAGAAGCAACTTACAAGGGTACATGACGGTTTCGGAAGTAGGCCTGATAGCAATGTGCTCGTCAAGGTCGGAAGAACCACTATCATAAATGATTAATGAAATGTGTCGAAAAAGAAGTTCAAGATGACGAGAGACTTACGCCTTGGTTACCCAAGCGACTTCGGGGGCGAAACCCTCAATGtggtccttctccttttcgaGCCTAGCACTAGAGACGAACATGGGGAAGTAACAGTCCTGAACACCGAGCTTCTTGATCTCGTCGTCAAACCAGTCTAGCGAAGAATGTCAGCTTTTCAATGTCGCGCAAGAAAAAGTACATACTCTGGATGATTTGCCAAATAGAGTAAGACCAGGGACGGAGAATGTAACAACCAGAGATGTCATAGTAATCGAGCATCTGGCCCTTGAGAAGGACCTATTTAAAATGGAGTTAGTGCGAATTAACCACAGCTACACGGACAGCGAGTCTACGTACATCAGTGTACCATCCGGAGAAGTCTTCGTCCTTCTTGAATCGGATAGCCATCTCGTATCGGTCATCGTCGGCAGCAGCGGTAGAAGTCTCAGCCTTGGCCTCCTTGGGACTATCATATACATATCAGCGAACAGAGTATCTTAC
This window of the Cryptococcus neoformans var. neoformans B-3501A chromosome 2, whole genome shotgun sequence genome carries:
- a CDS encoding hypothetical protein (HMMPfam hit to HGTP_anticodon, Anticodon binding domain, score: 91.5, E(): 2e-24; HMMPfam hit to tRNA-synt_2b, tRNA synthetase class II core domain (G, H, P, S and T), score: 113.0, E(): 7.1e-31) is translated as MLRAFFKHSRAFITTRHHIHTMSVTDTAILDRLAQLQIAHPDVISHAPVKGAAEWKAELTLASANHATTPLTKTLLFKPKTAKSAVPTPVMVLAQENTETPSGAIGKLLELKELRLASEDLIKEVIPSAASKDDVSAFALSKPVPETLHLLLDAELAKSEEQHAVHLTSSATTLLIKGSDIKAYLDSLVEGEGVKIVDFAELKASAPAPIEKKPAAPKEAKAETSTAAADDDRYEMAIRFKKDEDFSGWYTDVLLKGQMLDYYDISGCYILRPWSYSIWQIIQNWFDDEIKKLGVQDCYFPMFVSSARLEKEKDHIEGFAPEVAWVTKAGSSDLDEHIAIRPTSETVMYPYYAKWINSHRDLPLKLNQWNSVVRWEFKNPQPFLRTREFLWQEGHTAFLDKADADKEVLDILDLYRKVYEDILAVPVIPGKKSEKEKFAGGDYTTTVEGFIPTTGRGIQAATSHHLGQNFSKMFDITVESPDKSQGRLYAYQNSWGLSTRSLGVMVMVHGDDQGLVLPPRVALQQVAIVPVGLSKGEGKNQPIYDACLKLERELVAAGIRAKADLRDGYTPGWKFNDWEMRGVPLRLELGPRDIANNSTLSVRRYDNHKTPMPLSDIANTVRTYLDDIQKSMLDRAAATFNDRLKIVTNWEDVVPTLDAKNVLVLPWCETEECEDEIKEKSKSLANKGAAEDAKAPSAGAKSLCIPFDQKRFGEFPQGEEQKCVQCGKKAKSWTLFGRSY